One Chitinophagaceae bacterium C216 genomic window carries:
- the uctC_1 gene encoding Acetyl-CoA:oxalate CoA-transferase, whose amino-acid sequence MKLLQDIVVIDFSQFLSGPSASLCLSDFGAEVIKIEKPGTGDICRELYVSDVVVDGESSIFHAINRNKKSYAADLKNPKDAEKIRKLIASADVVIHNFRPGVMERLGFGYEAVKKINPSVIYAAVSGFGETGEWKHLPGQDLLLQALSGIIWLNNSSHAAPTPMGVSVIDIFSGAHLVQGILSLLYRRGITGEGGLVQVSMLESALDFQFEALTCFYNDGNALPQRSAINSGHAYVAAPYGIYKTKDGYIALAMADILLLAELTGCEKLKAYKDKREWFAKRDEIKALLRERLLENTTSYWLSIFEPKDIWCSRVLNYEELTQEEGYKALNMEIVVQTSNGLSIKTIRSPIKINGKVLSGSKGAPALGEHNALIEAQYKLNQNISEVQTVSDE is encoded by the coding sequence ATGAAGTTGTTACAGGACATAGTGGTTATTGATTTCAGCCAGTTCTTATCTGGTCCCTCGGCCTCTCTATGCCTTTCGGATTTCGGAGCAGAGGTGATTAAGATTGAAAAACCCGGCACAGGAGATATATGTAGAGAGTTATACGTATCGGATGTTGTTGTAGATGGGGAGTCTTCTATATTTCATGCCATCAATCGCAATAAAAAAAGTTATGCAGCGGATTTGAAAAACCCTAAGGATGCGGAAAAAATCCGAAAGCTGATCGCATCCGCAGATGTAGTGATTCACAATTTTCGCCCCGGGGTTATGGAACGTTTGGGCTTCGGATATGAAGCTGTAAAAAAAATTAATCCTTCAGTGATATATGCGGCAGTGAGTGGTTTTGGGGAAACGGGCGAGTGGAAACATCTGCCGGGGCAGGATTTATTATTGCAGGCATTGTCAGGTATTATATGGCTTAATAACAGTAGCCATGCCGCACCGACTCCGATGGGTGTTTCGGTAATTGATATTTTTTCGGGAGCCCACCTAGTGCAGGGTATTTTGTCCTTACTGTACCGGCGGGGTATCACCGGTGAGGGTGGACTCGTGCAGGTGAGCATGCTGGAGAGTGCCCTCGATTTTCAATTTGAAGCACTTACCTGTTTTTATAACGATGGGAATGCGCTTCCTCAGCGAAGTGCTATAAATAGTGGTCATGCCTATGTAGCGGCACCTTATGGAATCTATAAAACAAAAGATGGTTATATTGCTTTAGCAATGGCTGATATTTTATTATTAGCCGAGCTTACGGGTTGTGAGAAGCTTAAAGCATATAAAGATAAAAGGGAGTGGTTCGCCAAGCGGGATGAAATTAAAGCCCTTTTGCGGGAACGTCTTTTGGAAAATACTACTTCCTATTGGCTAAGCATTTTTGAGCCTAAAGATATCTGGTGCTCAAGAGTACTAAATTATGAGGAACTAACACAGGAAGAAGGGTACAAAGCCTTAAATATGGAGATTGTTGTGCAAACTAGCAATGGTCTCTCGATAAAAACTATCCGATCTCCAATAAAAATTAATGGTAAAGTACTATCAGGAAGTAAGGGTGCTCCCGCATTAGGAGAGCATAATGCGCTCATTGAAGCTCAATATAAGCTTAATCAAAATATAAGCGAAGTACAAACAGTATCTGATGAATAA